One Hippoglossus hippoglossus isolate fHipHip1 chromosome 13, fHipHip1.pri, whole genome shotgun sequence genomic window carries:
- the dcun1d5 gene encoding DCN1-like protein 5 has translation MPVKKKRKLPGADDHEHKCKITSFTRPQIRGARPITSDKLFSSRKCLAWFHKYAGADKVVDPEAMERFCEDICVEPENIVMLVLAWHLEAANMGFFTKEEWLRGMTVLQCDCTERLQSKLDYMRGELNDSVLFKNIYRYAFDFSRDRDQRSLDMDTAKSMLALLLGRTWPLFPIFHQFLEQSKYKGMNKDQWYNVLEFSRTINTDLSNYDEDGAWPVLLDEFVEWQKTRSAS, from the exons ATGcctgtgaagaagaagagaaaactcCCTGGTGCAGATGATCATGAGCACAAGTGTAAAATCACAAG TTTCACTCGACCTCAGATCCGCGGAGCGAGGCCGATCACCAGCGACAAACTGTTCTCCAGCAGGAAGTGCTTGGCCTGGTTCCACAAGTACGCTGGTGCCGACAAGGTGGTGGATCCAGAGGCCATGGAGAGGTTCTGTGAAGATATCTGTGTGGAACCAGAGAAT ATTGTCATGTTAGTTTTAGCCTGGCATCTAGAAGCAGCTAATATGGGATTCTTCACAAAAGAAGAGTGGCTCAGGGGAATGACAGTATTACa GTGTGACTGCACAGAGAGGTTACAGAGCAAACTGGATTACATGCGCGGGGAGCTCAACGATTCTGTCCTCTTCAAAAACATCTACAGATACGCCTTTGACTTCTCCAGA GACAGAGACCAGAGGAGTCTGGACATGGACACAGCAAAGTCTATGCTGGCTTTACTGCTGGGGAGAACATGGCCTCTGTTCCCCATCTTCCACCAGTTCCTGGAG CAGTCCAAGTACAAGGGGATGAATAAGGACCAGTGGTACAACGTCCTGGAGTTCAGCAGAACCATCAACACAGACCTCAGTAACTACGATGAAGATGGAGCTT GGCCAGTGCTGCTAGATGAGTTTGTGGAATGGCAGAAAACTCGGTCAGCATCGTAG
- the LOC117772643 gene encoding uncharacterized protein LOC117772643, with protein MLTSWLTVTALLAASASPAATDRGPLTVAATCRVKGQPELELTLNCGHGGNTGVVQYWHTPFGDLRAPGLHSELDPVFMHQDGSLVVPNSSSLHSGLYYCLLQHTEGTTLWPYELHVGAHHQENQEQENQEQDSSCRTLRIRRNTASEKEEKPAGVSNGEFAGAVAASVLLTLVLGFSAGALSRAHVLRCLGAISAKVRSLRPPDVPHRDSEVSMTTLPSMYDNEAFGIGQVWDGVTMETTISSTASSPPVKPQRSFRLKREEQQEIPAYLEGCDNTKEEKRGIEEQEEEEEEDKAGRSLEEKKEGEKEEEREVTVLYLIGDNGGSQSETDEDKYSDNGEERDGGSREEEEKDAGEKENSRREDEGRRGSEQEVKGNREKERDETEGAEGQMDKDISQQTEDEEMDRKTSEDTQGGIMGGGGGGGGGGRGGGGGEASSSPPCSARRSRIIRLYQYDEDGHRYCHLPDPAPDEPVPAPRLKQRSLSLTRLNAIMAAASAGPLDRGATRGEDQEERLHFHMEI; from the exons ATGTTAACGAGCTGGTTAACTGTCACGGCTCTTCTGGCTGCCTCAGCGAGTCCAGCAGCGACAGACCGGGGGCCCCTGACCGTCGCTGCAACCtgcagggtcaaaggtcaaccaGAGCTGGAGCTGACTTTAAACTGTGGACACGGAGGAAACACAG GTGTGGTCCAGTACTGGCACACCCCCTTTGGAGACCTGCGGGCCCCTGGACTTCACAGTGAACTGGATCCTGTATTCATGCACCAGGACGGGAGCCTGGTTGTccccaacagcagcagcctccacagCGGCCTGTACTACTGCCTCCTGCAGCACACAGAGGGAACCACACTGTGGCCATACGAGCTCCACGTTGGTGCTCACCATCAGGAGAACCAGGAACAGGAGAACCAGGAACaggacagcagctgcaggacgcTCAGGATCAGGAGAAACACTGCATCTGAAAAGGAGGAGAAGCCGGCAGGAGTTTCAAATGGAGAGTTTGCAGGAGCTGTGGCAGCGTCAGTGCTGCTGACGTTGGTGTTGGGATTCAGCGCTGGAGCTCTGAGCAGAGCTCATGTTCTCAG GTGTCTGGGGGCGATCTCTGCAAAGGTACGATCACTACGCCCACCTGACGTGCCACACCGTGACTCTGAGGTCTCCATGACAACACTGCCTTCCATGTACGACAACGAGGCCTTTGGGATTGGACAGGTGTGGGACGGCGTAACCATGGAGACGACAATTTCATCAACagcctcatctcctcctgtcAAACCCCAGAGAAGCTTCAGGCTCAAACGAGAGGAGCAGCAAGAAATCCCCGCCTACCTGGAGGGATGTGACAACacgaaggaggagaagagagggatagaggagcaggaggaggaggaggaggaggacaaggcAGGAAGAAgtctggaggaaaagaaagaaggggagaaggaagaggaaagagaggtcACTGTTCTTTATCTAATAGGAGACAATGGAGGAAGTCAAAGTGAAACAGATGAAGACAAGTACAGTGAcaatggagaggagagagatggagggagcagggaggaggaggagaaggacgcAGGTGAGAAGGAGAATAGCaggagggaggatgaagggaggagaggaagtgagcaggaggtgaaagggaacagggagaaagagagagatgagacaGAGGGAGCTGAAGGACAAATGGACAAAGACATTTCTCAACAAACAGAAGATGAGGAGATGGAcaggaaaacatcagaggacACGCAAGGAGGCAtcatgggaggaggaggaggaggaggaggaggaggaagaggaggaggaggaggagaggcttcGTCCTCCCCGCCCTGTTCGGCCCGTCGGAGCCGCATCATTCGTCTTTACCAGTACGACGAGGACGGCCATCGATACTGCCACCTGCCAGACCCCGCCCCCGATGAGCCGGTTCCCGCCCCGAGGCTGAAGCagcgctccctctctctgacacGCCTCAACGCAATCATGGCCGCCGCCTCAGCAGGGCCGCTGGACAGGGGGGCCACGAGGGGGGAGGACCAAGAGGAGAGGCTGCACTTCCACATGGAAATATGA
- the capn5a gene encoding calpain-5a: MGVPYEGQSFSALRRQCQQNGRLFEDPLFPASDQSLFYQNNSIGQVTWKRPKELCSEPHLFVDGISAHDLHQGQLGNCWFVAACSSLAFRETLWEKVIPNWKDQEWDKDKPESYAGIFHFQFWRFGEWVDVVIDDRLPTANGELVYCHSNDSNEFWSALVEKAYAKMCGCYEALDGGNTADALVDFTGGVSEPHDLIKNGYKDDDEKRNDLFERVLKVHDRGGLLSCSIRAATSADMEARLACGLVKGHAYAVTDVRRVRLGHGLLAYFRSDKLTMIRMRNPWGQREWNGAWSDSSEEWQKVSKSEREKIGVTVQDDGEFWMTFDDFIDNFTDLILCRLINTSYLSFHKTWAEAVMRGSWRRHDDPLVNRAGGCSNNKPSFLQNPQYVFDVNKPEDEVLICLQQKDRRARLREGQGENLAMGFDIHRVELNRTYRMHVTQQKVGGSVYINSRSVFLRFDLKEGRYVIIPTTFDPGLEGEYLLRTFTDVSSDCKELTQHEPPQTCWSGLCGYPSLVSQVHVLQANGLAGQDSDGVSDPYVIISCEGEKVRSPVHKNTRSPVFDTKGLFYRKKANQPITIEIYNHNALMDSFLGQVTLRTDQGDFQQTLHLQDKGNRRDNDLPGTLTVAIVTSTVLTNI; the protein is encoded by the exons ATGGGGGTTCCGTACGAGGGCCAGTCCTTCTCTGCTCTTCGGAGGCAGTGCCAGCAGAATGGACGTCTGTTTGAAGACCCTCTGTTTCCTGCGTCCGACCAGTCTCTGTTCTACCAGAACAACAGCATCGGCCAAGTCACCTGGAAGAGGCCCAAG GAGTTATGCAGCGAGCCCCATCTGTTCGTGGACGGCATCAGTGCCCACGACCTGCACCAAGGTCAGCTGGGAAACTGCTGGTTCGTGGCCGCCTGCTCCAGCCTGGCCTTCAGAGAGACGCTGTGGGAgaag GTGATCCCGAACTGGAAGGACCAGGAGTGGGATAAAGACAAACCGGAGTCCTATGCCGGGATCTTCCACTTCCAGTTCTGGCGGTTCGGTGAGTGGGTGGATGTGGTGATCGACGACCGGCTGCCCACGGCTAACGGAGAGCTGGTGTACTGTCACTCCAACGACAGCAATGAGTTCTGGAGCGCGCTGGTGGAGAAGGCCTACGCCAA aatGTGCGGATGTTATGAGGCGCTGGACGGGGGCAACACGGCCGACGCTCTCGTGGATTTCACCGGCGGCGTGTCGGAGCCACACGACTTGATAAAGAACGGATACAAAGACGATGATGAGAAACGCAACGATCTGTTCGAGAGAGTCCTGAAGGTCCACGACAGAGGAggcctcctcagctgctccatcCGG GCAGCCACGTCGGCGGACATGGAGGCCCGGCTGGCCTGCGGACTGGTGAAGGGTCACGCCTACGCGGTGACAGACGTCCGCAGGGTGAGGCTGGGTCACGGCCTTCTGGCCTATTTCAGGTCAGACAAACTCACCATGATCCGCATGAGGAACCCGTGGGGCCAGAGAGAGTGGAACGGGGCCTGGAGCgacag ctctgaaGAGTGGCAGAAGGTCAGTAAGAGCGAGCGGGAGAAGATCGGCGTCACCGTGCAGGATGATGGCGAGTTCTG GATGACATTTGATGATTTTATCGATAACTTCACAGACCTCATCCTCTGTCGTCTCATCAACACGTCCTACCTGAGTTTCCACAAGACCTGGGCGGAAGCTGTGATGCGGGGCTCCTGGCGTCGCCACGACGACCCCCTCGTCAACCGAGCGGGGGGCTGCAGTAACAACAAGCCCTCCTTCCTCCAAAACCCACAG TACGTGTTCGATGTGAACAAGCCGGAGGACGAGGTTCTGATCTGTCTGCAGCAGAAAGACCGCAGAGCCAGACTGAGGGAGGGACAAGGGGAAAACCTGGCCATGGGCTTCGACATACACAGA GTGGAGTTAAACAGGACGTATCGTATGCACGTCACACAGCAGAAGGTTGGTGGGAGTGTCTACATCAACTCAAGGTCTGTGTTCCTGCGCTTCGACCTGAAAGAGGGACGCTACGTCATCATACCCACAACCTTTGACCCCGGCCTGGAGGGAGAGTACCTGCTCCGCACCTTCACCGATGTGTCCTCAGACTGCAA ggaGTTGACCCAACATGAGCCCCCACAGACCTGCTGGTCCGGGCTGTGTGGGTACCCCTCTCTGGTCTCTCAGGTCCACGTGCTGCAGGCGAACGGACTCGCAGGACAAGACTCGGATGGAG tgtcAGATCCCTATGTGATCATTTcctgtgagggagagaaagttcGCTCTCCGGTCCATAAGAACACACGCAGCCCCGTCTTCGACACCAAGGGGCTGTTCTACAGGAAGAAAGCCAACCAGCCAATCACCATCGag ATCTACAACCACAACGCGCTGATGGACTCGTTCCTGGGTCAGGTGACGCTGCGGACTGATCAAGGTGACTTCCAGCAGACGCTCCACCTGCAGGACAAGGGCAATCGCCGTGACAACGACCTCCCCGGTACCCTCACTGTCGCCATAGTGACCAGCACGGTGCTCACCAACATCTGA
- the ompa gene encoding olfactory marker protein a, giving the protein MAQAETPSDAMGLTFKEDIALTEMMRLRVSSLQRSGHKRQDGERLLLPHEAVYRLDFHIQGLNFSRWYFSLSGHGRVTITGISQNWTPDLTHLMTRQLLEPIGTFWRNADDPEDSALKCLEADMQEFGERIAELAKVRKVMYFLFAFKDGAEAANLSCSVEFTPEI; this is encoded by the exons ATGGCCCAGGCTGAGACGCCCTCCGACGCCATGGGGCTGACATTCAAAGAAGACATTGCTCTgacggag ATGATGCGTCTTCGCGTGTCGTCGTTGCAGCGCTCGGGGCACAAACGTCAGGATGGCGAGCGCCTGCTTCTTCCCCACGAAGCCGTGTATCGTCTAGACTTCCACATCCAGGGGCTGAACTTCTCCCGCTGgtatttctccctctctggccACGGTCGTGTCACCATCACTGGTATTTCCCAGAACTGGACCCCTGACCTCACCCACCTGATGACCCGGCAGCTGCTAGAGCCCATCGGAACGTTCTGGCGTAACGCCGACGACCCCGAGGACTCGGCGCTCAAATGCCTGGAAGCGGACATGCAGGAGTTCGGCGAGAGGATCGCTGAGCTGGCCAAGGTCAGGAAGGTCATGTACTTCCTGTTTGCTTTCAAGGACGGAGCGGAGGCAGCGAACCTCAGCTGCTCGGTGGAGTTCACACCAGAAATATGA